In one Bombyx mori chromosome 4, ASM3026992v2 genomic region, the following are encoded:
- the LOC101747224 gene encoding geranylgeranyl transferase type-2 subunit alpha, protein SLIIIFREHGRVKVRTSEEEKARKEKERNEKLKIFKHAMQKIQIKRKECTLDKELLELTGNVLSSNPDIYTLWNIRRDILQLFKKSNDNIEEMSQVYNAELHLTEYCLKINPKSYCAWHQREWVLLTRDDPDWQKELELCNTYLKLDERNFHTWDYRRFVVSQCKPSLKDEFDYTTEKLMDNFSNYSAWHYRSKMLVELYPDRKGGRPIEDSHHKHELKMVQNAAFTDPDDTSAWFYQRWLLGAVKTTIDLVNYTVTPTKNTFAFSKHVDKNYVSAKTKLLINNCVVNGEWVSCTGNCYDVLWIFQHSTPITKKINIKVEYEIDNGQKQIIQGVECKEMFYIGKNQIKFERNYSEAVIEELKDQLESCRQLLNLEPDSKWTMLTTTIFLHCIDAKAYHTEAIQNLQKLKVIDKLRAGYYDDLIAKWCIEKQLCSDYENADLALKFSFPSPVSSLPYLQYYSYCDSVDLSNQQLTSNIFPSLIVLQHCKKLSLENNNLTTMKNFPDLDLVELNLLGNEKLDRNEIELFTKKYNFNIIY, encoded by the exons tctttaattattatttttcgtgag CACGGGAGAGTGAAAGTCAGAACTTCTGAGGAAGAGAAAGCCaggaaagagaaagagagaaatgAAAAATTGAAGATTTTCAAACATGCCATGCAAAAAATTCAAATCAAG agaAAAGAATGCACTCTTGATAAAGAATTACTGGAACTGACAGGAAATGTGTTATCTTCTAATCCTGACATTTACACTTTATGGAATATAAGGAGAgacattttacaattatttaa AAAAAGCAATGATAATATTGAAGAAATGTCACAGGTGTACAATGCAGAATTGCATCTAACTGAATATTGCCTAAAAATAAACCCGAAGTCATATTGTGCCTGGCACCAAAGAGAGTGGGTGCTTCTGACTCGTGATGATCCTGACTGGCAAAAAGAATTGGAACTATGCAATACCTACCTGAAGTTAGATGAAAGGAATT TTCACACATGGGATTACAGAAGATTTGTTGTGAGTCAGTGCAAACCATCTCTAAAAGATGAATTTGATTACACTACAGAGAAATTAATggataatttttcaaattattcagcATGGCACTACAGAAGTAAAATGCTTGTCGAATTATATCCTGATCGGAAAG gTGGAAGGCCAATTGAAGATAGTCATCACAAACATGAACTAAAAATGGTTCAAAATGCTGCATTCACTGATCCTGATGACACAAGTGCTTGGTTTTATCAAAGATGGTTGTTAG GTGCAGTTAAAACCACAATCGATCTAGTAAATTACACAGTTACaccaacaaaaaatacatttgcaTTCAGCAAACACGTAGACAAGAATTATGTTAGtgcaaaaactaaattattaatcaataatTGTGTTGTAAATGGCGAATGGGTTTCGTGTACAGGAAATTGTTATGATGTCTTGTGGATTTTTCAGCACTCAACACcaataacgaaaaaaataaatattaag GTTGAATATGAAATAGATAATggacaaaaacaaataatacaagGCGTTGAGTGTAAAGAAATGTTTTATATtggtaaaaatcaaattaaatttgagCGAAATTATTCGGAGGCTGTTATAGAAGAGTTAAAGGACCAACTAGAGTCTTGTAGACAACTGTTGAATTTGGAACCTGACAGCAAAT GGACAATGCTAACAACCACAATTTTCCTACATTGTATAGATGCCAAAGCATACCACACAGAGGCaatacaaaatttacaaaaactaaAAGTCATTGATAAATTACGAGCTGGCTACTATGATGATCTCATAGCAAAATGGTGCATTGAAAAACAATTGTGTTCAGACTACGAAAACGCAGATCTTGCATTAAAGTTTTCATTCCCTAGTCCTGTATCAAGCCTACCTTATCTACAATACTACAGTTACTGTGATAGCGTAGATTTATCCAATCAACAACTGACTTCTAATATATTTCCTTCTTTAATAGTTCTGCAACATTGCAAG AAATTATCATTGGAGAACAATAACTTGACAACAATGAAGAATTTTCCAGATTTGGATCTGGTAGAATTGAATTTGCTGGGTAATGAAAAGTTGGATAGAAacgaaattgaattatttacaaaaaagtataatttcaatattatatacTAA
- the LOC101747002 gene encoding protein abrupt, whose product MNNAPQFSLRWNNYVSHVTEAFNALRFENDLVDVTLCCDGGKIKAHRMLLSACSNYFRQIFKENPCQHPVIIFRNFKYEDLNAIINFMYHGEVNIFQEQLESFLITAELLEVKGLTDNIEEDSAKSQIRLSENTSLDLSSKSSKYEDIAPVQSDEPINLAPVQSNRDENIPQVCPVNNVSEQENGNDEASQDISRPDDSINTKVKSVLPPSEEMQVDPQTSTAAPEDLSDKNNPESDLAKFRCQLCPKGFKHPTSLTLHKDAHAGKTQCPVCHRSFSRSYDMRSHLQRIHQGKQLTIKIRYKNGDNVAPKQFTNQI is encoded by the exons atgaataatgcACCGCAGTTTTCTTTGCGGTGGAACAATTATGTGTCACACGTAACTGAAGCTTTTAACGCTCTGCGATTTGAGAATGATTTGGTGGACGTGACATTATGTTGCGATGGTGGTAAAATTAAAGCTCACAGAATGTTGTTATCAGCCTGTAGCAATTATTTTAGGCAAATATTCAAAGAAAATCCTTGCCAGCACCCTGTTATTATATTCAGAAACTTTAAATACGAGGACCTAAATGCGATTATCAACTTCATGTATCATGGTGAAGTGAACATATTTCAAGAACAATTGGAATCATTTCTTATTACAGCTGAACTTTTAGAAGTGAAAGGTCTGACCGATAATATAGAAGAAGATTCGGCTAAGTCGCAAATAAGATTAAGTGAGAATACTTCATTAGACCTAAGCTCTAAATCAAGTAAATATGAGGATATTGCACCTGTGCAATCAGATGAGCCAATTAATTTAGCACCTGTTCAAAGTAATAGAGATGAGAACATTCCACAAGTATGTCCAGTAAACAATGTATCTGAACAAGAAAATGGTAATGATGAAGCATCACAAGATATCTCTAGACCTGATGACAGTATAAATACTAAAGTTAAATCTGTTTTGCCACCCAGTGAAGAAATGCAAGTGGATCCCCAGACAAGCACAGCTGCTCCTGAAGATTTATCAGATAAAAATAATCCTG AGTCTGATCTTGCAAAATTTCGATGCCAGTTGTGTCCGAAAGGTTTCAAACATCCTACATCATTGACACTTCACAAGGATGCACATGCTGGTAAAACACAGTGTCCAGTTTGTCACCGATCCTTCTCTCGTTCATATGACATGAGGAGTCATTTGCAAAGAATTCACCAAGGGAAGCAGTTAACAATCAAGATTAGATATAAAAATGGTGATAATGTTGCACCAAAGCAATTCACAAATCAAATATAG
- the LOC101735434 gene encoding exonuclease mut-7 homolog, whose product MEKDSPIQLASANQSVKIVPSIEESLQSMGLNISLDERSILWWQQLQTTWKTWKKSETVEQLIETYFQSIRDPFRVTLIFITQCITQDCKPKTLPYFVVETLQKWSKNQELSPEESIKSPAFYIAIQQRNPSFLNLIAHTYQLSTIKQVILPKIKEMIKNDNCKLASQIVMALDLYEDIPVEDLLFPLILQDKNNIIDEYLTTCPSQVKPLLFFLDNLLNKSFKLRDYIQSYLENNQISQIRYEKLHHKPLGKLVARLCSKFNIPIETCKNLSKNRTAGGLRYLIHQKYTENNISSTVWDDLVKDSLRQNVEAANEFIEMLSKYDKNEALKWIDYLNIGNEELPTSLKAISLEHNNDESHDIENWDTESSKIIPSQEYYKFTLTRDCIIIIDNGEKFYDMLNSIKMYNVVSIDCEWKPSFGAVQSQVALIQIATFHNVYLIDTLILNKQEYSSFWYTFNKSFMENGEVIKLGLGLEQDLKEMKASINGLGKINVKGEGLLDLSLLWKNIINNGLVIPGCCDSIGNGLSSIVQSCFGLPLEKSEQCSNWELRPLRETQIIYAALDAHVLLQVYDFLQKMCVQQNINFEDIVNETMHETKKKLPKKTKVIDRLQFNLCSIEPKFVNDVKFLVEPTLSHLMAYLRYCGLDTIVVPGSLQWHDVVNWAISDDRLVLVDKLKCSPTQDFPQNSILNVGNDTIVKQLQKIFENFNIKIRQTDLLRLCVKCNSNDIKKLSLNEIKKICDDYINLIPKSTLVNTYLADFDDEDASYENFLSDSDGDGDVLQPVQNSYCPNPKSCLTSKGAAIEISNPQGLVQKNKPAVLCEYCGQMYWDEDDLFKSISDIICQITNFTVW is encoded by the coding sequence ATGGAAAAGGACAGTCCGATTCAATTAGCTTCAGCAAACCAATCAGTTAAAATAGTACCCTCGATTGAAGAGTCTCTGCAGTCTATGGGTCTAAACATTTCTTTAGATGAACGCAGTATACTTTGGTGGCAGCAGTTACAAACCACTTGGAAGACCTGGAAAAAGAGTGAAACTGTAGAACAactcattgaaacatactttcAATCAATACGAGATCCCTTCAGAGTGACACTGATATTTATAACGCAATGCATAACTCAAGACTGTAAACCCAAAACACTACCTTATTTTGTTGTAGAAACATTACAAAAGTGGTCAAAAAATCAGGAGCTATCACCTGAAGAATCTATAAAATCACCAGCTTTCTACATTGCAATTCAGCAAAGAAATCCAAGTTTTCTAAATCTTATTGCTCATACGTATCAACTCTCTACCATAAAGCAAGTCATTCTtccaaaaattaaagaaatgatAAAAAATGACAATTGCAAACTTGCTTCACAAATTGTTATGGCATTGGATTTATATGAAGATATTCCAGTTGaagatttattatttccattgaTATTACAAGAcaagaataatattattgacGAGTATCTAACAACATGTCCAAGCCAAGTTAAACCTTTGTTATTTTTCCTGGATAATTTACTAAACAAGTCATTCAAATTGCGTGATTATATTCAAAGTTATTTAGAAAATAACCAAATAAGTCAAATTAGATATGAAAAATTACATCATAAACCACTTGGTAAGTTGGTTGCGAGACTTTGTAGTAAATTTAACATACCCATAGAGACATGTAAGAACCTAAGCAAAAATAGAACAGCTGGGGGACTTCGATACTTAATTCATCAAAAATACACAGAAAATAACATAAGTTCTACAGTGTGGGATGACTTGGTCAAAGATTCACTAAGGCAAAATGTAGAAGCAGCTAATGAATTCATTGAAATGTTGTCAAAATATGATAAGAATGAAGCCTTGAAATGGATTGACTACTTAAATATTGGAAACGAAGAATTACCCACTTCTTTAAAGGCTATTTCTCTAGAACATAACAATGACGAGTCACATGATATTGAAAATTGGGATACAGAGTCTAGTAAAATAATCCCTAGTCAAGAGTACTATAAATTTACTCTCACTAGAgactgtattattataattgataaTGGTGAAAAGTTTTATGATATGTTGAACAGCATAAAGATGTACAATGTTGTTAGTATAGATTGTGAATGGAAACCATCATTTGGAGCAGTACAATCACAAGTGGCCTTAATCCAAATTGCTACTTTCCATAATGTTTACTTGATAGatacattaattttaaacaaacaagAATATTCCAGTTTTTGGTACACTTTCAATAAATCATTTATGGAAAACGGTGAGGTTATCAAACTAGGACTTGGGCTTGAACAGGATTTAAAAGAAATGAAAGCATCTATAAATGGTTTGGGAAAAATAAATGTCAAAGGTGAAGGATTATTAGATTTGTCATTGTTATggaaaaatattatcaataatgGTCTTGTTATACCAGGATGCTGTGACAGTATAGGAAATGGCCTAAGTTCTATTGTGCAATCATGTTTTGGATTGCCCTTGGAGAAATCAGAGCAATGTTCAAATTGGGAATTACGACCCTTAAGGGAGACCCAAATAATATATGCTGCTCTAGATGCACATGTTCTACTAcaagtttatgattttttacaaaaaatgtgtgttcaacaaaatataaattttgaagATATTGTAAATGAAACAATgcacgaaacaaaaaaaaagcttcctAAGAAAACAAAGGTGATTGATAGGCTACAATTTAATTTGTGTTCTATTGAACCCAAATTTGTTAATGATGTTAAATTTCTTGTTGAGCCGACCTTATCACATTTAATGGCATACTTGAGATATTGTGGATTGGATACCATTGTAGTGCCTGGAAGCTTGCAGTGGCATGATGTTGTAAACTGGGCGATATCAGATGATCGTCTAGTTCTAGTAGATAAACTTAAATGTTCACCAACACAAGATTTTCCTCAGAACTCTATATTAAATGTTGGAAATGACACAATTGtaaaacaattacaaaaaatatttgaaaatttcaatattaaaattagacaAACTGATCTTTTAAGATTATGTGTGAAATGCAATAGTAATGACATCAAGAAACTAAGTTTgaatgagataaaaaaaatatgtgatgaCTACATTAATTTAATTCCTAAAAGTACACTCGTTAACACATACTTGGCAGATTTTGATGATGAAGATGCAAGTTATGAGAATTTTCTTAGTGATTCAGATGGTGATGGTGACGTTTTACAGCCAGTTCAAAATAGTTATTGCCCAAACCCAAAAAGCTGTTTAACTAGTAAAGGGGCTGCAATCGAAATTTCCAATCCACAAGGCTTAGTCCAAAAAAATAAACCAGCAGTTCTGTGTGAATACTGTGGTCAAATGTATTGGGATGAAGATGACTTGTTTAAATCAATCAGTGATATAATTTGTCAAATCACAAATTTTACAGTCTGGTAG